The Dioscorea cayenensis subsp. rotundata cultivar TDr96_F1 chromosome 16, TDr96_F1_v2_PseudoChromosome.rev07_lg8_w22 25.fasta, whole genome shotgun sequence sequence GGGTGCATTCTTGTTGTCTGGACCCTCCATTAGTTCCATGGACATGCATTCACTGCCGGGATCTACGAACTCTATATCAACGTTTTCggtaatgtttattttttttgtttaaatgcaACAGTTCAGCTTTCCtcccaaaagaaataaaaatgtttgTATCAATTGCACCAGGAAACTGATATTGTAGCTATAATAATGAGGCTATTTTACCATGCAGTTGTATAATTTCTTTTCCTCCAATCTCTCCCTGTTGGAGATATTGATCATCATTgtatgttaaaaatattttgattcctctagtaaaaaaaaaagaaaaattaaaattttggatcTTCGAAACTCTATAAAATCGTTCCGAGTGCTTATTGAATTGCaatatatacttttattttgaaatcaacATTGTATCTTGTCTCACTTATGTTCTCAATCTTAATTTGCAAGTTAGCTATCTGACATGTTGAACTTGTTAATGGTAATGATCTATGTTTTAAGGACTATGTGTTTGTCTTGCCTAACCAGTTTGTGGGAATCCTAGTTGGCTCTGATGTCAATCAATGGCACGGCTACTAAACCCACCTTCACTAGTGTCCACAGTGGCAACCACCCAACCCATCTCCATATTCATCTTGGACTTTTCTTTTGGCCGCCCTTTTCTTCAGAAATAAACCATTTTCAATAAATGCCTTGGACCTCTCTGTTAGgactttgattttattttattttttgaacgAAAGTTAGGACTTTGATTTGTCTGTCTATTAAAGTGTGGTAATTAATTGTTTGATAATAACACATTGCATTGATTAATAGTTGTTTAATACTATTGAGAAGGCAAAATGGACTTGAAACCTGATTTTTAGGCAAGAATGATGGCATGGTGAGGTATGAATGTGGTTATACACCTGGCCTTTTCCATTCCACCACCTCTTGACTTGCCTAAGGGCTATGTTTCATAATTCATAGGCTGGAAAATTAGagagaaaggaaagaaaggaaTGTGAATAATTAGAATTTTTCTGAATCACATCCTAGATCTTATCAAGTTCAGTGAATTATACATGCTAAACTTAGATGTTCTCTGCAAACAGCATACCATGCTAAACTTAAACACAAATGCATACAGACATTGAAACagatgagaagaagaggagaaccATACTGAAGAGTTTTTATACTTGATAAACATATCATGCAATAGTAAAGATGACATGACACCTTCTTCATGAGAAGTATGCATATATGTTTTGACATGAGAACATGCAGGGACTAGAAGGCATAGCTCTTGTGGCCAGGAGAGTCTGCTATCTTTAGAGTCTCAGCAATGAGTTTCTTGGCTCTCTGGCTTCTTATCTCCACCCGCATGCTCTCGCTCTTGTCCATCTTATCATATgccttcttctttgtcttcaaGGCCTTCAGCTTGGACTTGAGGCTGCCCACAAGCTTCTCCAGATGCCCacccaccatcatcaccatcttcaaaccTGTTCATGCATGAAGGTATGTGAATttctactttatatatatatatatatatatatatataaacatgcatGTAGAAGTAAAGACTCCAAGTTTAACTACCTCAAAACAGAGAGGAGGGAGAAACCTCAATAGCTACTTTGGAATCAGAGAATGTAGTTGAGGGATGTGCTATGACCTTTATAAAGAGAGTTTGGCAGTAGGCTTGGAACAACATTTGACATATTAGCATTTGaatgactataatgccctttgTTGACAATAaaccttatattatatatatatatatatatatatgaggaccatTCCTCTGTTGACGCCATCAACATTTGACATATTAGCATTTGAATAGCAGCTACTACATCAAGATGTACAATAATTCCTATACATCAATGTTGTCCGTTGGATTATGATCCAATGGTTGATAATTGGATGTCCATAAAAAATGTATTgtagatatataatatatatatatatatatatgggaaaacatcatctagggacgtccctagatgatgggttctctatatatatatatatattatcaatcatAAACAAGGAAGTGTATTGCTACAGTTGGTATTCCTTTACACCGATAATTCCGGGGTTGATAACaatcttttctcttgttttttttttttttatgtcattatACCTACTTAATGGCTCTTTTTCAACTTTCAAGTGGATGAACTTCCCCTTTTGGACAGAACAAAATTTGGGTGGTGGAAAAATGTACATTGTTGTGTTTAGGATTCACCTGAGAATGGCTTGTGTGGTCTCATCTCCCCcatgaaataaatcaatgactgtcttttctaataaataaatatatataaataaataaataaataaataaatatataaataaataaatcagtgGGTGGGAGCAAAACATGTAGAAACATGTGTAGGGACCAAAAAGAATTATTCCTCTGTTTGTGTCATTGGCTGTGCCATCAACATGAACCACTAGTTTTTCTGTTAGATGTTGGCTCAAAGGACATTCTTAGCCTCTTGCTTGCCATTCAAATAAGGTGATAGCCACATTACCAAGagaaatttaccaaaatagcCCTAAAGAAAAGggaatttttgcattttttaccctttagtaatttttgttttactgCTTGCCTTAGAAAATAAGTGTTGGATGTTTTAGCCGTGGTCCACGTTGAAAGTACTAGAGTCACATTTTCGCTtgttgtactatatatatattatattttgctgctatttatttcatttatctaCAATTATGGGCATACAaccatttgagattttttttttcatttaataaattatttaagttttctaCATTGATGAACATGAAAttgtttgagattttttttcatttttgtttgaatttttttttttatatattaagaaGTAATAGTATTAGTTAGTAATAATCACAATAGAAATAGTTCCTTTGTATAAGTAATAGGTAAATTAAACATAGAGCTTGTTTGGAGTAgcttatggaaaaaaaatatatttttttgagtttagtagaattttttttataagttttttttagaaGTTAATAATGTTGTGGTGACTAGTAATAATGTTTACGAAGTATTTAATTTTGATCCAATAGTAGTTACATTACTTACAATTGTTTGTTTGTGGTTTGATGTCgtccactattttttttcataaaaccaATGAGATTTTGTTTGGTCCGAACCAAAATGGAATGTTGTTTAGTACTTTCTTAAATTTGGCTCAAGCTTATATCAAACTCAAgctataaataaaatagatacaaaagatatctatctatatatatatacacatctaGATGTGGCAAAACATGACTCATTATCAGACAGTCAAATGTCTAACAGTCTAAGAAGCTTAGATTGCACCTCAACttctattgttttttctatGTTAAAATAATGTTACAATTTCTAATGAATTTCTTTAATGTTTACTTGGTTGAAGTGTTATAGTGAAGTACAAGCAAAGTTGTTTTCCCAAACACTCCATCTATTGAACATTATCAAGTTGTGCTAcatctttatttaattacttgaTACTTTTAAATTTTCAGGATTCTTTCTGCAACAAACAGCTTGTTCACTTAAGTCATTCCTG is a genomic window containing:
- the LOC120279073 gene encoding uncharacterized protein LOC120279073, with translation MVMMVGGHLEKLVGSLKSKLKALKTKKKAYDKMDKSESMRVEIRSQRAKKLIAETLKIADSPGHKSYAF